The Myxococcales bacterium genome includes the window GGACAGGTCGCTGGGCATCGGCAACGCCGGCCACGTGCCGAACGGTGCCGTCACCATCGTCGTGGACACGGGGCCGCGGGGCCGCGACACCGGCGCAGGCGTCGGCGCGTCGTCGTACTCCACCAACGGCACGCTCGCGGCTGCGGCCCCGGCGGCGGCGTTGCGCAGCTGCGCCTCCACGGTCACGTACGCGGCGTCGCAGTCCGCGACCGGCAGCCGGTGCTCGTCCAGCGCGTCGAGCCGATAGCGACCGGGCGCGCCGCCGATGGCCGCGCGGAAGGCGTCGAACCCGACCCCGATCGGCACGATCACAGGCACGCCGCTGGAATCGCGCACGACGTCGAGCTGCCCCCGCTGGGCCTCGCGCATCCTTCGGACCCGCCACGCCGCCGCTTCGCTCGGCGGGGCAAACGGCTCGCCCTTGTAGTTGAACGCTAGCTCGGACACTGGACAGCTACCTCTCTCCCCCGCGGTGCGGGAGACACGGATGCGCCCGCGGCGCAGGTTGGCCACGGCGCGACCGCGTGCCGCCAAGCCGGCACCGCGAACTCGCGCCTCTCATCTACCTATCGGCTGCAAGAAGCCGTGCCAGCACGCCGGCCGTGACGATTTGTGAGATCTCCCTGGTAGCGCGCGACCTCACCCCATCCGGGTGATGTCGTCATCTGGGCTGCCGGGCTACCGTGCCCCATGCTCGGGTCGCTCAATCGTCGACGAATCAGCGTTGCGCTGCTCCCTCTCCTGGCCGTCTTGAGCGTCGCCGTCCTCGCGCGCGCTGGCGATGAAGATGACCGTCGTCGGCTGGTCGACGAGATCGACGACCTGCTCGAGGACACGGCAGGCGACCTGGACGGATTCGCCAGCGAGTCGTCCGTCAGCGATCTAGATCGAGCGCTCGATCGGACGGGGCGGGTGAAGGACAAGGCCCGCGAGCTTGAGCGGGTCCAGGGCGACGACTCGAAGGCCCGCGACATGGCCTCGCGCTACCCCGGCTACGCCGACCACTTCCGCGAGGCTGCGGCCAGTCTCCGCCCTCTCAAGGAGGCGCAGCGCACGCTCGATGAGCAACCCCGGGCTTGCCAGGATCGCTGGCGTGAACTCGAGGCAAAGGTACGGGTCTACGTCGACCGGAACGACCCGGCCGGCGTCACCGAGATTCCAAAGCTCGCCCAGGAGTACGGGCGCCCGATCGTCGAGGCGCTCGACCGCGCCGCGCGGCGCAAGGACGAACTCGGCCGGCTTCGCGACGGCGTCCGCTATTTCTCGGACAGCGACGGGCGTTGGTCCAGCGTGCGCAGCGAACTCCACGACGCGGCCAACGAGATCTACGACTACTGGCTGCGCAAGCACGAGGAGGTGCTGCGCGAGTGCGTCGAGCTGAGCAAGCTGGAACGCAGCACCATGGTCGAGGCGGCAATGGCCAAGCTCGCATCCAGCGAGCAAGGCCGCCAGGCCATCCTCAAGGAACTGGCCGCGGAGCTGGCCGAGGCCCAGCGGGTGGTGACCGACGTCGAGGCCGACGGTGACGACAGCGACGTCAAGAGCGCCGAGCGCGACGCCGACGATGCCCGACGCCTGATCGAGCGTCTGAAGGCCGCCGCCGGCGAGGACCGCAAGGCGCGCGAAATGGCCGACCGCTGGCCTGCGGAAATCGACGGGATGAGCCGCGCGTTGGTCGCGCTCGATGAGGAGAAGGACTACCAATTCCGCGTCGACAAGGCGCCCGACCGCTGCCGCACCGAGGAGGACAAGATCGTCCGAGCGGCCGACAGCCTCGAGCGCCTGGATCCAGACAAGTCCGACTTGTCGTCGATTGAGCGCGCCACAGACGGGCTCGACGCCATCACGCAGAGCGCCCGCGAAGGCTTGATCGAGGCACTACGGAAGGCCGCCGAAGCCAAGCGCGAGGTCGAGAACCTCGCCCGTCAGGCCAGCGGATGGTCGCCCGGCCCCAGCGAGCTTCGCGCGATCGACGAGGAGATCGATGAGTCTGCCGCGGACATCGCCAAGCACTTCAACCAGGCCGAGGCCACGGCGCAACAAGTGTGTGCCGCGCCGGCTCTCGGGCCTGCCCATCCTGCGGTGAAGAAGGCCAAGGCGAAGATGTTCGGCGACTGCACCAAGGCCGAGTTCGTTCCACTGCGGCAGGCCGTCGTCAGCTACTGCAAGCAGGGCCTCGAGACGTGCGATCAGCGCGATTCCTGCTCGACCCTGCGCGCCAAGCGTGATCAGTTCATCTCGTGCCGCGACGCGCGCACGGTGCTCCGCGATCGCTGCTACTCACGCCAGCGCGACACCCACGATCTGGCCATCAGCGAAACCGACAAGGGTCGCAAGTCGTGCGAGAAGTTCATGACCGACAACGGCTGCTGAGTGACGATCACCGACATCCTCCGCCACGCCATCTACGCCGCGTTTCGGTCGCCGCCGCCACCGCCCGGCGCGCTCGTCCTGGCAGGGGCTGACCCAGGCGAGGCGCTGCACGTCCGGCGCACGTTTCGCAAGCGGCGGTGGACCGCGGTCGAACGGACGGCACCGCGGACAGCGGGCTCGGCGCTCGCGTGGCTGACGCCGCCCGGGCGCCGCCACTATCTTCCGCTGTGGCTCGTCGCTGCCCTGCACGATCGTACGCCACGCGCCTCGGCCGTGTTTCACGTCGCTCGCATCGCCGAACCGGCACAGCACGCCGAGTTGGCGCTGTACACGCCGGCCGAACGGGCCGCGGTGGCGGCCGTGTTGCACTGGATCGCTTCAGACGACCCAGTGCTTGCCGAAGACGCTGCTCGGGCGCTCCCGGCCTGGCGCGCCAGCATCGCGAGCCCACATCACGGTGCGTAGTGCGCTGGGGAGCTAGCGCGGGCTTGCTGGCGCACGCGCGACCACGACGCGCGATCTGGAACGTCAGCGATATGGCCCATCTGGCCCATGTTGTGATCGAACCAACCACCCCAGCTTGATCGCCGCCCGCCGCCTGTCGAGCGCGCGCGAGCGCTGCATGAGCGTGGGCGAGCGCCTGCCGAGCGCGCACGGGCCCCGCACGAGCGCCTGCCGAGCGCGCACGGGCGCCGCACAAGCGCCTGCTGAGCGCGCACGGGCGCCGCACAAGCACCTGCCGAGCGCACGGGCGCCGCACGAGCGCCTGCACAAGCCCCGGCGAACGCGCGCCGAGCGCTGCACGAGCGGCTGCCGAGCGGTGCGCGAGAGCCCGCATGAGCGCTCGATTTGCTTGTCCGCAGGCCGAAACGCGCCGCTACGCGCTCGTCCAGAGGATCGCGGAGGCGAGCGCCGTCAGCACGGCGACGAACCGCACCGCGACACCGGGCCTCGGTCTGGCAGAAGCAAGGCGACCGCCGTACCGCCGCCGATCGAGATCGGCGCCAGCGGGACGTTCGGTGCGGGGTCGGCGCGGAAGACGCCCCATGCCACCACGGCAAGCACCGCGCCGCCGATGCCCCACGATGCTTAGCCACGCCTGCCGCCATCAGGTTTTGCTTGTGCGATGCGGTGTCGGTCGTCACGCCGAGATCGCGGACGATCGCCCGCAGGTCGTCGCGGCCCGGCCTGGCCGCGCCCGGCACCCGGACGATGCCAGCCGGCCCGGACCCTGTCGCACCTGGCAGCGGCGACGAGTCCAGGCCGAGCCGCTCGGAATCGTGCACGTTCCGCGGCGGCCCACCCGCCTCGCGGTCAACCTCGCTCGCGCCCAGCCGGCGCTCCAACTCGTCGGCCATCCGCAGGGCCGCCACAGCGAGGCGACATCCGCGGGCGTCCACGGCGTCAGGGGCCTCGTCGTCCGGGGCGTCGAAGATCTGGTCGATGACCTGCTCGGAGCGGCGCTCGTCGTCGCGTTCACGGGCGATCCGATCGGGCCGGTCTTTCGGCTCGATGCTGTCGGTCATGATGTTCTTCCGCATGGTCTACCTCACGCCTCCGAGTCGCTGGAGCGACTCATGTCGAGGTCATGGTTGAAGGGGGTCGCCACGGCCAGCACGTCGCGGACGTCGGTGCGCAGCGCCCGCGACAGCTTGCCGGCGTGCCGCCGCAGGCGCTGCTTGGCGGCCTTCACCGCGGCCTGGGTCAGCCCGGTCGCGTCGGCCAGGTCGCCGTCGGTCGCGGCATCCGGCATCGCAGCCAGGACCGACAGCGCGATCGGGTCGTCCTTGGCGTGCTGCCACATCTCGACCTCGGCCCGCCGGGCCAGGGTGCGGAGCTCGACCTGACGCTCGAGGTCCTCCCCGTGGAGCCCCTCGTCCGCCCACACCGGGTGCTCGTCGCCGACGTGGTCGAGATCGATCAGCGTCGCGAACAGGTCCGGACGCTTGCGCTTGCGCAGCTGGCGCGCGGCGAGCTGGATCTTGTCGCGCAGGTGCGCACGCAGGGTGATCTGGCCCGGGATCCACTTGATGTTGCCGCCGAGCGTCGCGGCCAGGACGTGCTGGACGATGTCCTCGGCGTCCCAGGGCAGATCGATCTGGAGACGCTGAAGCCGGGCCAGCTCGATGTCCGCGCACCGCGCGGCGGCGGTCATCGTCGCCGGGGTCGCCTCTCGGCGAAACGCCGCGATCCACGCTGGCGCCGGCCAGCAGATCGGATCCATCGCCAGCTCACTGCCATCAGTCACCATCGACGCATTCTTGTGCTCGTTCATCCGGCCTCTTCCTTCACGGCATGACGGCTCACCCACGCCCGACTTCGGTGCGCGTTGTCCGCTGCGGTCGCGTTGTTCCCCATCCCCTGTCGTGCACCCAGGCGCGGCGTGCGGCGTCGCTACGACCAACCACGAGCCGATCCACGTCTGCGATGCTGATCGCCCGACACCCGTCGAGCTGATCGTTGCCGCGTGTCAGGCGGCGCCTAGACGTCACCTCCCTCGGCGAGCACCGCTGTCCGCGAGTCGCACGCCCGCCTCAACACGCCGGCACCCGCGCCAACACGCACTCGTGGAGCATCGCGCGATCGAGATACAGCGACCGCCGGGTGCGAGCCACGGCGGCAAGTTGCTCCAGCTCCTCCTCAGGCTCGGCGCCCGCGGTCGCCGCGCGCCGCAGGTCGACGATCGCCTGGGCCTCGGCGTCCCTCAGGGCCACGGCCACCCGCGGCAGGAGCGCGTCGATCGCGCCCGCGCCGAGCCGCTCGGCCATCATCGCCTGGAACGTCCGGGGGCGACGCGCCGGCCATCGCGGGCCTGCGCTCGGCTTGGGGACTGCGGCGAGCTCGCGGGCGCGCACCTGGACGCTCAGGTCGTGCGCCCAGGGCATCATCGGCTGCGCGATCACCGCCGCCTCGAGATCGGTGAACACGCGGTAGCCGATCTGGCGCGGGATCGGCGGCAGATCCTCGGCCGGCGCTGCGATGAACCCGCGCTCGCGGCGCAGCTCGTCGACCCCCTCGAACATCAGCACCGCCGCAGCGAGCGCGAACGGCCCCGGACCGCGCTCGGCGACGTGTCGCACGGCGAGGGTGTCGAGCGCGTCGAGGATCCGCGCCTCCGACGGCCGCTCCTCCCGCGGCCCGCGCTCGGCCGGCCCCAGCGCCGACCAGTGCACGTGCACCCGAACGGTGTGGTAGGCGGTCCATTGCTGCACGTGCCGGCGGATCTCTGCGACCGACCACGGCATCGACTCCACGCGGCGTGACTGCGCTCTCACCTGACCTCCATGCCCCGTCTATCGACCACCCGCGCGCGCGGTTGCGTCGTTCGCTGCAGCGGGCGAGATCTCGCCCGCGATCACCTGTGTCGCGCTACGTGGCCTTCGCCCAGGCAGCCGCGGCGGTCGTCAAGGTCGGGCCGACGGCGACGCCGTTCGCGACCAGCGCCGCGACCACCTTGGCGAGCGCGCGGTGGGTGGGGCCGATCGACGCCAGCTCGATCCACTGGACCTGCCGTTCGAGCAGCGCGCGGAGGACCGGGCCCAGCTCGCGCAGCCAGGCCTGGTGTCCCGCGGCAGCAGCGGCCAGCGGCAGCGTGAGCACACCGGCCGGCGCCGGGCCGTCAGTCGCGGCGGCCTCGGTCGCGGGCGCGCGCGAACTCGGGGCCACAGCTCCTCGATCGCCGGCGGCGACAACGTCGCGGGCGTGCTCGGATAGGACTTCGGCCGGGTGACGCCGACCGGCAGCGCTGCCTCTGGCTGCAATCGCCGCCGTTGCCCGGGGCGCATCCGGGCCCGCGGTGGGGGCGCAAGACCGGCCGCGGCCAGCGCCGCGCGCCAGGACCCGAACCGACCGATCGCGCCATACGCCAGCCGCCGGACCGCCAGGTCGGCGTGGCTGGTCATGGCCCCGTAGCTGGTCAGCGCGCCCCGAGCGTGCAGTGCCTGGAGGCCCGCGATCACGTCCTCGCGGGTGGTCCGCTCCTGCTTGGGGAACGGCGTCTTCACGCCGGCGGCCGCGCGTGCTGCGGCGAGCGAGCCGAACGAGCGTGCGATCGCGGACAGCGCGCCGGGGATCTCCTGCATCGCCGCGTGCGAGGTCGACTCGTTCGCGTCGGCGCGCCGCTGCAGCAGCCGGATGACTTCCTCCCGACTCCAGCGCCACCGGCTCAGCGACAGGCCATCCCCACGCGTCATGGCGCTGCGCAGCCTAGCACTGGCGCACACGTCCTCCCCAGCGCGTCGTCGCAGGTTCGCGGTCACCACGTCAGTTGACCCCGCCGCTGCCCGACCGGTCCGCCACGGTGACGTCCACGAACACCGGCTGCGGGATCGGCGCGGTGTCCTCGGCGTAGACCCGCAGGCACGTCTGGAGATACGTCGCTAGCCGCGCCGCGGTCGCGCGCACCTCGCCATCGCTGCGCCGGAACGTCCGCGCCATCTCGCCGGCGTAGTGCGCGATCAGCTCGAGCCCGCGCAGGTCGCCGACCTGCACCACCGACAGCCGCGCCGCCCACGGGTCGCGCCGCGGCGCGCGCCGCCTTGGCCTCGCGCCAGATCGCCGCCGCGAGCCGCGTCCGCACGTGCCGCTGCAGGTGCCCGCACACGCCGCCGGTCGCCGGCGACCACGGCACCCGACGCGCCAGCGTGTCGTCGATCGCGTGCCGGACCAGCTCCTCGGGGCGGGCCACGACGACGCCGACGCCGGCGAGCAACACCGCCGTCGCCTCGGCGTAGGCGACCACGTCGATCAGGCCCTCGGCGTCGCCGGCGGCGAGCAGCGCGCGGGCCTCGTCGGGGCTCACCTGGACGTGATCATCGGTCCGCTCGGTCATTCGCTCCCTCCTCGCCGCGGTCCCGGCCCCGGACTGCCGTCGTCGCCGTCGTCGCCGTCGTCGCCGTCGTTGCCGTCGTTGGCGTCGTTGGCGTCACTGGCGTCGCCGTCGCCGTCGTCGCCCGCCTCCAGCTCCGCGCGCACGAATTCGATCAGCTCGCGCGCGATCGGCGCCATGGTCGCATCGTCCTGCCGCACGAACCCGGCGAGCTCGCCCGCCCAGTGCATCAGCGCGTCGAGGCTGGCGACCGCGCCGACCTGCATCGCGGCGAGCCGCGCATCGGCCGCGGTCGCGCCGCCGCCGCGCAGGCGCGCGTGCACCGCCAGCTGCGCCGCGACCTCGGCCCGCACGGCCCGCCGCACGAACGCGCCGAAGGTCTCGTGCGCCGGATACCACGCGGGCTCACCCGCCAGCACCTGGCGCACGACGCGGCGCACCAGCTCGGCCGGCGGCAGCACCTGCACGCCCAGGCCGGCGGCGTACACCGCCAGCACCTCGGCGTGCGCCAGGGTCGCCACCAGCTCGGGCCTGGTCGCCTGCAGCCGGATCAACGCGCGCTCGCGCTCGGTCGGTGGTCGCGCCGCCATCGTCAACGCGCCCGCCGCCCGACCACGAGCCCGAGCCGCTCGAGGTGTCCCGCCAAGGTCTGGTGCCGCACCCCGAGCGCGGCCGCCGCGGCGCGCAGCGTGCCGTGCTCGAGATACGCGAGGAGCCGCGGTGCGTGCTCGTACAGCTCGTCGAGGTTGCCGGGCCAGGTGTGCGCTTCAAGCCCCGCGAGCCCGTCGCCCAGCTCGGCCACGCGCCGCCGGCTGTGCAGCTCGCTCACCCAGTGTTGCGCCAGCAGCGGCGCCACGTCCTGCGGGCGCTGCGCCAGCGGCACCAGCTCGATCACCGCGACCTCGTCCGCGTGGCGATCCAGCCGCGCGCGCAGGCGCCGCGCCGATCCCGCGGCGAAGATCGGCCGCAGCCGCGGCGGCGTCGCGAACAGGCTCGCCGCCGCCGACGCGGTGACCCGCTGCACGCCCTCAAGGTCCACGAACACCGTCCCGCCGGTCGCGTGATCGAGCGGCGGCAACGGCGTCGCGGTCAGCGCGAGGAAGAAGCTCGCGCGGCGCGTGCTCGCGTCGTGGAGCTGTCGAGCCAGGCGCGCGGCGCCGGTGCCGGGGGCGCCGATCAGCGCCACCGGGCCGCCCTGCGCTGCCAGGGTCAGTGCGCGATCGATCCGGGCGTCATCACCGAGCCCGAGGCACGCGCCGAGCGCCGGCCGCAGCACCTCGAGCTCCGGATCGAGCGCCAGCAGCTCCAGATCGCCCAGCCAGAAGCGATCGCCGGCCTCGACCTCGAGCGACGCCACCCGGCCGGTGGACGGCGACGCGTACACGCCGTTCTTCGAGCCTTGATCATGGACGCGCAGCCCGCTCTGAGTCCGCTCGAGCCGCGCGTGGTAGGCGGACAGGCCCGGCGCGTCCGCGCGCACGACCACCAGGTCGCACGCCTCGGCGCCGATCGAGAACGACGCCTGCGCGGTCGACAGCGCCAGCGGGCGCCACGGCCGCCCGGCGAACCGCAGCGAGGTGATCGGCCCGCGCTGCGCCATCCCGCCCGCCGGCCACCCGTCGAGCGTGCGAGTCCGTGCGCTGACCGCGGGCGCCGATCTCGACGCCGGTGCGGCCGCAGTCGAACGCGCCGGCGCTCGGGTCTCCGTCGATGCAGCGGAGCTTGTCTGACCGTTCCCACGAACCGCCGCCACCTTGGTCCTGGCCATCGTCAGGAAGATCCCACGGGTCGCCGGCGCCGGGTCGCTTGTCAGCCACTAGCCGCTTGATCCACGAAATCGCCTGACAAAACCCCGTGATTTCGATCACGCGGATCCCTCTTGATTTTACTGATCGTGGCGTCGCGGCACAGGAATTCTTGTCAGCCGATTACGTGGGGTCCGCCCGATCAGGCTGACAAGCATGTGTCACCGAACCGCACGGAATCGCAAAGGTCTTGCGCGCGGCGCGGCGCCTGCGCTAGATCTGGTCGGGATGGGCCTGGATGCCGGGACACACCCTGGTGGCGACAGCGGACTGCGGCGATCCAGCGAGTCTGGTGGACGCGGTCGGTCCGACACCGTTTCGATGTCGTCGATTTACCCTTCTTTGGCGACTCGCGGCGCGGGCGGGCGAGCGGCACCGCCGCACCACCCGAGGTTGTCCCTTCCGCGTGGCTCCCGGCGCAACCGTTCGACGCGCTGGCCGATAGCTCCGGTACCACCCGAGGTTGTCCATGACCCCTGATCGCTCGCCTGCGCCTTCTGCCTCTCGCCTCGCCCGCGGCGCGCTCGCGTTCTTCGCGCTCGCCGCCGTGACCTGCTCCGACGACGGCGGGCCGACGACCGCGGAGCTCGGGCACGTCACCGGCACGGTCTGGCTGTCTGAGCCGGTCCGCGGCGCTCAGGTCGCGGTGCTGCGCTGGGACGCGGGCCAGGTCGGCGCGCTGGTCTGCGAGACCACGACCGACGATAGCGGCGCGTTCGACTGCGCGGTCGAGAAGTCGTTCGGCGACTTCGTCCTGCGCGCTCGCGGCGGCCAGACCCGGGACGCCGGCGCCGAGCTGACCCTCGACGCGGGCGCCGAGCTGCGCGCGCCGGTGCTCGGGTTCGTCCCGGCCGAGAAGCGCGCGGTCACGATCAGCCCGGCGTCCGAGCTGATCACCGCCGTCGGCCTGGCGCGGCTCGCCGCCACGCGCGAGCCCGACCTCACCGCCGCGGTGGCGCGGGCCCACGCCCTGGTCACCGAGCACCTCGAGGCCGATCCGCTGACGCTCGTGCCCGCGCCGCTGGCCTCGGCGACCACGCTGACCGAGCCGGTCAAGCTCGCGGTGTTCCTGCGCGGCCTCGCCAGCCTTTCGGCCACCGTCGCCGCCGAGCAGGGCCTGACCGCGGTCGCGCTCAACACCCGCGCGCTGGTGGATCGGCTCACCGACGACGCCAGCTCGGCCGAGGCCACGCTCGACGGCGTCGGCCGCGCCGGCGGCGCGATGCTCGAGCTCGGACCGAACTGCGAGCTGCCCGCGGGCTGCACGGCGCAGGGCGGGCCCGGCTGCCTCGCCTTGTGCGTGGTCGAGACCGACACCCTGCGCGCGCGCACCGGCGCCGCGGTGCTGGCGTGGCTGCGCACCCCCGACGGCCTCACGACCGGGCTCGATCGCGCCGACGTCCTGCCCTGGGTCACGCACCTGCAGCAGAACACCAGCGAGCTGTTCGGCGCCGATGCGCCCGAGGCCCTCGACACCGCCGGCCCGGTCGTCACCTGGGCCGCGCCCGCCGTCGGCCAGGTCTTCACCGGCGGCGCGATCATGCTCGACGTCACCGCCACCGACGCGCTCGGCGTCGCGTCGCTCACCGTCGTCGCCAACCTCGCGACCCCGGTGCCGGTCGTCGACACCGATCCCAGCCCCGAGCGCTTCGTCGGCAGCTTCCCGATCACCGCGACCACGCCCGAGGGCGACCTGACCTTCACCGCCAGCGCGCGACACCGACGACAACCCGGCCACCGCCGATCGCCAGGTCGTGATCGACGCGGTCGCCGCCGGCACGATCTCCGGCACCGCGGTCAAAGGCCGGCTGCGCGACGCGACCGTCTCCGTCTACACGTTCGCCGACGGCGTCCGCGGCGCGGCCCCGGTCGGCACCGGCACGACCCAGGCCGACGGCAGCTTCACCAACGTCCCGGTCGCCGAGGGCACCAGCGGCCCGCTGCTGGTCGAGGTCGGCGGCGGCGGCAGCTACGCCGAGGACAGCCAGCCGGCCACGGTCGTCAGCCTCGACGTCAACGACCGCCTGCGCACGGTCGTGCCGGCCTTCACCGACGGCGGCGCGGTCAGCGGCGTCGTGGTC containing:
- a CDS encoding FHA domain-containing protein, which translates into the protein MAQRGPITSLRFAGRPWRPLALSTAQASFSIGAEACDLVVVRADAPGLSAYHARLERTQSGLRVHDQGSKNGVYASPSTGRVASLEVEAGDRFWLGDLELLALDPELEVLRPALGACLGLGDDARIDRALTLAAQGGPVALIGAPGTGAARLARQLHDASTRRASFFLALTATPLPPLDHATGGTVFVDLEGVQRVTASAAASLFATPPRLRPIFAAGSARRLRARLDRHADEVAVIELVPLAQRPQDVAPLLAQHWVSELHSRRRVAELGDGLAGLEAHTWPGNLDELYEHAPRLLAYLEHGTLRAAAAALGVRHQTLAGHLERLGLVVGRRAR